A stretch of Myroides oncorhynchi DNA encodes these proteins:
- the gap gene encoding type I glyceraldehyde-3-phosphate dehydrogenase has product MKTRIGINGFGRIGRLMLREAAKNPNVEIVAVNDLMAVEHLAYLIKYDSVHGRFDGTVEVKDGHLVVNGQTIRVTAEKDPSLLKWDEVKVDVVADCTGIFKELDSAQKHIDAGAKKVLISAPSGTAPMFVMGVNEGKLTAADTIISNASCTTNCLAPLAKVINDNFGIVEALMTTIHAATATQFTVDGPSKKDYRGGRSALNNIIPASTGAAKAVGKVIPELKGKLTGMSMRVPTADVSVVDLTVKVAKGTTYEEIMAVLKKASENELKGIMAFVEDDVVSQDFVSDTHTCIVDAKAGIALNDTFFKLVAWYDNEYGYSAKMVEMAILLNSIK; this is encoded by the coding sequence ATGAAAACAAGAATTGGTATTAATGGTTTCGGTCGTATCGGACGTTTAATGTTAAGAGAAGCTGCTAAAAATCCTAATGTAGAGATTGTTGCAGTTAATGATTTAATGGCAGTAGAGCATTTAGCTTATTTAATTAAGTATGATTCTGTTCATGGACGTTTTGATGGAACTGTTGAAGTGAAGGATGGTCATTTAGTGGTGAATGGTCAGACAATTCGTGTAACAGCTGAAAAAGACCCTTCTCTATTGAAATGGGATGAGGTTAAAGTAGATGTAGTTGCTGATTGTACTGGTATTTTTAAAGAATTGGATAGCGCTCAAAAACATATTGATGCTGGTGCAAAAAAAGTATTAATCTCTGCTCCATCTGGAACAGCTCCTATGTTTGTAATGGGAGTTAATGAAGGTAAACTTACGGCAGCAGATACAATTATATCTAATGCATCATGTACAACGAACTGTTTAGCTCCATTAGCAAAAGTGATTAATGATAACTTTGGTATTGTAGAGGCTTTAATGACTACTATTCACGCTGCTACTGCTACGCAATTCACTGTTGATGGACCATCTAAAAAAGATTATAGAGGAGGACGTTCTGCGTTGAATAATATTATTCCAGCTTCTACTGGTGCTGCAAAAGCTGTCGGTAAAGTTATTCCTGAGCTAAAAGGAAAATTAACAGGTATGTCAATGCGTGTTCCTACAGCAGATGTATCAGTAGTTGATTTAACTGTAAAAGTAGCCAAAGGTACTACATATGAAGAAATTATGGCAGTGCTTAAAAAAGCAAGTGAGAACGAGCTTAAAGGAATCATGGCATTCGTAGAAGATGATGTGGTATCTCAAGATTTTGTGTCTGATACTCATACTTGTATAGTGGATGCTAAAGCAGGTATTGCTTTAAATGATACATTCTTTAAATTAGTTGCTTGGTATGATAATGAGTATGGTTATTCAGCTAAAATGGTTGAAATGGCTATTCTATTAAATAGTATCAAATAA
- a CDS encoding BadF/BadG/BcrA/BcrD ATPase family protein, with protein MKIIVDSGSTKADWIFFDQNNNVITSVTSLGLNPEVITLEEFFTRVNTVPDICKNKDEVKELYFYGSGCGSDRTKNIVKKFAEEYFTNCLNINVHEDTYAAVYATVGRGESGIVCINGTGSNVSYFDGVKVHQRVQSLGFMAMDDCSGSALGRIMLKSLFLNMMPVDLATSFKSKYDLDADVVKYNFYKKENPNAYMASFLPFLIEHKDKPFFKQMIREQIAFFADYYIKNHPEYKEVLVHFVGSVAYFLQDDFREVMSEHNIQVGKIIQKPLDGLIEYHK; from the coding sequence ATGAAAATAATTGTCGATAGTGGTTCAACTAAGGCAGATTGGATTTTCTTTGACCAAAATAATAATGTTATAACTTCGGTGACTAGCCTTGGGCTAAATCCCGAAGTTATTACTTTAGAAGAGTTCTTTACCCGTGTTAATACAGTGCCAGATATCTGTAAGAATAAAGACGAGGTTAAAGAACTTTATTTTTATGGCTCAGGATGCGGATCTGATCGCACAAAGAATATCGTAAAAAAATTCGCAGAAGAATATTTTACCAATTGTCTTAATATTAATGTTCACGAAGATACGTATGCAGCCGTTTATGCTACAGTAGGTAGGGGCGAATCAGGTATTGTTTGTATAAATGGTACAGGGTCTAATGTTTCTTATTTTGATGGTGTCAAAGTGCACCAGCGTGTACAGTCTCTCGGTTTTATGGCTATGGATGACTGTAGTGGTAGTGCATTAGGAAGAATAATGCTTAAGAGTTTGTTTTTAAATATGATGCCTGTAGACTTAGCTACTTCGTTTAAGAGTAAATATGACTTGGATGCAGATGTGGTAAAGTATAATTTTTATAAAAAAGAAAATCCTAATGCGTATATGGCATCATTTCTTCCTTTTTTAATAGAACATAAAGACAAACCTTTTTTTAAACAAATGATAAGAGAGCAAATAGCTTTCTTTGCTGATTATTATATTAAGAATCACCCAGAGTATAAAGAAGTTCTTGTTCACTTTGTGGGTTCTGTAGCTTATTTTTTACAAGACGATTTTAGAGAAGTGATGAGTGAGCATAATATTCAAGTTGGTAAAATAATACAAAAACCACTAGATGGTTTAATCGAATATCATAAATAA
- a CDS encoding methylglyoxal synthase: MEIAIVAHDAKKKEMLEFIKKNRTILSADGIQLIATGTTGSMAQDVGFEVRRMLSGPLGGDAQIAGRVAEGKTEMVLFFKDPLGKHAHEPDINMLLRVCDVHNVPLATNEASAQLLLNAISIKEVVKE, translated from the coding sequence ATGGAAATAGCTATTGTAGCACATGATGCTAAGAAGAAAGAAATGCTGGAGTTTATCAAAAAAAATAGAACGATCTTGTCAGCAGATGGAATCCAATTAATTGCAACTGGTACAACAGGGAGTATGGCTCAAGATGTGGGGTTTGAAGTTAGGAGAATGCTTTCAGGGCCTTTGGGAGGAGATGCTCAGATAGCTGGTCGTGTAGCAGAAGGAAAAACAGAAATGGTTTTGTTTTTTAAAGATCCGTTAGGTAAGCATGCTCATGAACCAGATATTAATATGTTACTTCGTGTATGTGACGTTCATAATGTTCCTTTAGCTACAAATGAAGCATCTGCTCAATTGTTGTTAAACGCAATAAGTATTAAAGAAGTAGTAAAAGAATAA
- a CDS encoding linear amide C-N hydrolase, with product MKKIKRVLTGAVVLGAFVLGTADADACTRVVYKGPNNTVITGRSMDWKEEIMPNIWVFPRGMERTGEVGKASVKWKSKYGSVTTSAFDIATTDGMNEKGLVANILWLVESQYPEYNPDGTDKGISLAAWAQYVLDNYADVNEAVLDLQKNPLIVVTANTPGRTTLATVHLTISDAKGDNAIFEFIDGKLKIYHDSSYTVVTNSPTYDKQLAIRDYWNYLPGNKVLPGTGRSEDRFARASYYATAVEQSADERVSVGAVFSIVRNVSVPYGVHIDGEPNLSSTKWRTVSDQKNLVYYYEDPIALTPMWLDLKAIDFSANAGVRKLDVSKKQQHAGLVNNKLEKAKAFQFLGI from the coding sequence ATGAAAAAAATAAAAAGAGTCTTGACAGGAGCTGTAGTTTTAGGAGCATTTGTGTTGGGGACAGCTGACGCTGACGCATGTACTCGCGTTGTTTATAAAGGACCTAATAATACTGTTATTACAGGTCGTTCTATGGACTGGAAAGAAGAAATCATGCCTAATATATGGGTGTTCCCTAGAGGAATGGAAAGAACAGGGGAAGTAGGTAAGGCATCTGTCAAATGGAAGTCAAAATATGGTAGTGTGACTACTTCAGCTTTTGATATTGCTACTACTGATGGAATGAACGAAAAAGGGTTGGTAGCCAATATTCTTTGGTTAGTAGAGTCTCAATATCCAGAATATAATCCTGATGGAACAGATAAAGGAATAAGTCTAGCAGCTTGGGCTCAGTATGTATTAGATAATTATGCTGATGTAAATGAAGCTGTGCTTGATTTGCAGAAAAATCCTTTAATAGTTGTAACTGCTAATACTCCTGGTCGTACTACGTTAGCTACAGTTCACTTGACTATTTCTGATGCTAAAGGGGATAATGCTATTTTTGAGTTTATAGATGGCAAACTTAAGATATATCACGATTCATCTTATACAGTAGTTACTAACTCTCCTACGTATGATAAGCAATTGGCGATTAGAGATTATTGGAATTATTTGCCAGGAAATAAGGTGTTACCTGGTACAGGAAGATCAGAAGATCGTTTTGCTAGAGCTTCATATTATGCTACTGCAGTAGAGCAGAGTGCTGATGAACGTGTATCTGTAGGTGCGGTATTTAGTATTGTACGTAATGTATCTGTACCTTATGGAGTACACATAGATGGCGAACCTAACTTATCTTCTACTAAGTGGAGAACCGTTTCTGATCAAAAGAACTTAGTTTATTATTACGAAGATCCGATAGCTTTAACGCCAATGTGGTTAGATTTGAAAGCAATAGATTTTAGTGCTAATGCAGGTGTTAGAAAATTAGATGTATCTAAGAAACAACAACATGCTGGGCTAGTTAATAACAAACTAGAGAAAGCTAAAGCATTTCAGTTTTTAGGAATTTAG
- a CDS encoding RidA family protein: MKKIINSDKAPSPIGPYNHSVMTGDLLFISGQIPFNQATETLVTTGIEDEAKQVMTNLKVILEAANMTFENVVKATIFLTDMNDFAKVNEVYGNFFTAETAPARECIQVVKLPRNVNVEISMIASK; encoded by the coding sequence ATGAAAAAAATAATCAACTCTGACAAAGCACCTAGTCCTATTGGACCATATAATCATTCTGTTATGACGGGAGACTTACTATTCATCTCAGGACAAATCCCTTTTAATCAAGCTACAGAAACACTTGTAACAACAGGTATTGAAGATGAAGCAAAGCAAGTAATGACTAACCTAAAAGTTATTTTAGAAGCTGCTAATATGACTTTTGAAAATGTAGTAAAAGCTACTATATTCTTGACAGACATGAATGATTTTGCTAAAGTAAATGAAGTCTATGGAAATTTCTTTACAGCAGAAACTGCACCAGCAAGAGAATGTATTCAAGTGGTAAAACTACCTAGAAATGTAAACGTTGAAATCTCAATGATTGCTTCTAAATAA
- a CDS encoding putative LPS assembly protein LptD yields the protein MRTNIFNIVFILSVLGATLTQKSIAQDYDKKFTAVNTTQKKDSILSTKDTIEKSSMPQTDSLKKPKDTLALKPKPLLEDMVYRKATDYESLNLAKKEITLYNEAEIRYQDYELKAGKIIFNYEKNEIYAGGIKDSVGNMSQYPVFKQGSQIVEPDSIRFNTKTKKALVFKSRTSQGEFRIKAQVSKKENDSVYFMKDVIFTTAKDLDDPEYYFKTNKVKLVPGKKVVTGVTNMVIADVPTPLGLPFAFFPMSEKAESGFIIPSFGDTNQQGYYIQNGGYYFAISDKMDLNLLGDYYTNGSWGLRLSSSYAERYKYNGRVLLRYENNIFSEKGLPDYSSSKLYNIQWNHSQDGKANPNSRFSASVNLGSSQYFRQTNNTYNVGSSLNNTMSSSVSYQRTFESVPQVNMSLTATHSQSTNTKEINMTLPTLQVNVDRIFPFAPKYGSKKGIIKNLNLSYSVRGENRVKTHEDYFFKREMFDSLNTAFQHSIPIATNFKVFKHFSVTAGASYNEVWYFNTIEKKYNAQTNKVDDIRVNGFDSFRTYSANASVGTTIYGTFNFGEDKKLQAIRHVMRPSVGYSYTPSFEQYYDTYAIDATGQTMQDYTRFQNGIFGAPGRYNSNMMSFNLSNTFEAKVRDDENEKGDPKKLMLLNSLNFSSSYNMSADSLKWSPVRVSAGTAIFKDKMQINLGATLDPYALDNNNRRIDTYNINNGGSLFRLTSANLTVNWSMSSKDALFGGTEDKKNQNSLDNGGRADDLFGRAVDLGNQRKSTLGDEDEDKPFGGFFNAKLPWDLTFAYSMTYNNSSRQNEIVNNSVMMSGNIEVTPNWKVGFSTGYDFVQKGITFTQLRFERDLKSWRMDFSWVPIGTYTSWGFFIGIRSSMLSDIKWEKRKAPDKLYR from the coding sequence TTGCGAACAAATATTTTTAATATCGTTTTCATTTTATCTGTTCTTGGAGCTACTTTAACACAAAAAAGTATAGCACAAGACTACGATAAAAAATTTACTGCTGTAAATACTACACAAAAAAAAGACTCCATATTATCAACAAAAGATACTATAGAGAAGTCTTCTATGCCTCAAACAGACTCTTTAAAAAAACCTAAAGACACACTAGCTTTAAAACCAAAACCTTTGTTAGAGGACATGGTTTACAGAAAAGCAACAGATTACGAGTCTTTAAACTTAGCCAAAAAAGAGATAACCTTATATAATGAAGCTGAAATACGTTACCAAGATTATGAACTTAAAGCTGGTAAAATAATTTTTAATTATGAAAAGAATGAAATCTATGCTGGTGGGATTAAAGATAGTGTTGGAAACATGTCACAATATCCCGTTTTTAAACAAGGTAGCCAAATAGTAGAACCTGATTCTATTCGATTTAATACTAAAACCAAGAAAGCACTTGTATTTAAATCTCGTACTTCTCAAGGAGAATTTAGAATCAAAGCTCAAGTAAGTAAAAAAGAAAATGACTCTGTTTACTTTATGAAGGATGTAATCTTTACTACTGCGAAAGACTTAGATGATCCCGAATACTACTTCAAAACTAATAAAGTAAAACTAGTTCCTGGTAAAAAGGTAGTTACAGGAGTAACTAATATGGTTATAGCAGATGTACCGACTCCTCTTGGTTTGCCATTTGCATTTTTCCCCATGTCAGAGAAAGCTGAATCAGGATTTATCATTCCTAGCTTTGGAGATACTAACCAACAAGGTTACTATATCCAAAATGGTGGATACTACTTTGCCATTAGTGATAAAATGGATTTAAATCTATTAGGTGATTACTATACTAATGGAAGTTGGGGACTTCGATTAAGCAGCTCTTATGCAGAAAGATACAAATACAATGGTAGAGTATTACTTCGCTATGAAAATAATATTTTTTCTGAAAAAGGATTACCTGACTATTCATCTAGTAAACTATATAATATCCAATGGAATCACAGCCAAGACGGAAAAGCAAATCCTAACTCAAGGTTTTCGGCTTCTGTGAACTTAGGTAGTAGCCAATATTTTAGACAAACAAATAATACCTACAACGTAGGTTCTTCTCTAAATAATACGATGAGTTCGTCTGTTAGTTACCAAAGAACGTTTGAGTCTGTACCACAGGTCAATATGTCCCTTACAGCAACACACTCTCAGTCTACAAATACAAAAGAGATCAATATGACTCTACCTACACTACAAGTGAATGTAGACCGTATATTCCCTTTTGCCCCTAAATATGGATCAAAAAAAGGTATCATAAAGAACTTAAACCTATCTTACTCTGTACGTGGTGAAAATCGCGTTAAGACTCATGAAGATTATTTCTTTAAAAGAGAAATGTTCGATAGTCTGAACACTGCTTTTCAACATAGTATTCCTATTGCTACTAACTTTAAAGTATTTAAACACTTCTCAGTTACAGCAGGAGCTTCTTATAATGAAGTATGGTACTTTAATACAATAGAGAAAAAATACAATGCACAAACAAATAAAGTAGATGATATAAGAGTAAATGGCTTTGATAGCTTTAGAACCTATAGCGCGAATGCAAGTGTTGGTACAACTATATATGGTACTTTCAATTTTGGAGAAGATAAGAAATTACAAGCTATACGCCACGTAATGCGTCCTAGTGTTGGTTACTCTTATACTCCTAGTTTTGAACAGTATTACGATACTTACGCAATAGATGCTACAGGACAAACGATGCAGGACTATACTCGATTCCAAAATGGTATCTTTGGTGCCCCAGGCAGATATAACTCTAACATGATGTCGTTTAACTTAAGTAATACATTTGAAGCTAAAGTCAGAGATGATGAAAATGAAAAAGGTGACCCTAAGAAACTAATGCTATTAAATAGTTTGAACTTCTCTTCTAGCTATAATATGTCTGCGGATTCATTAAAATGGTCTCCAGTTCGAGTTAGTGCAGGTACTGCTATATTTAAGGATAAGATGCAAATTAACCTAGGAGCTACACTTGACCCTTATGCCTTAGATAATAATAATCGTCGAATAGATACTTATAATATAAACAATGGTGGAAGTCTATTCCGTCTTACAAGTGCAAACTTAACGGTAAACTGGTCAATGTCTAGTAAAGATGCTTTATTCGGTGGTACTGAGGATAAGAAAAACCAGAACTCTTTAGATAATGGTGGTCGTGCAGATGACCTGTTTGGTAGAGCTGTAGATTTAGGTAATCAAAGAAAAAGTACACTAGGAGATGAAGATGAAGACAAACCTTTTGGTGGCTTCTTTAATGCAAAACTCCCATGGGATTTAACCTTTGCTTACTCCATGACATATAACAACTCCTCTAGGCAAAATGAAATAGTCAATAACTCTGTCATGATGTCTGGAAATATAGAAGTTACACCTAACTGGAAAGTTGGATTTTCTACAGGATATGACTTTGTTCAAAAAGGAATTACCTTTACTCAATTGAGGTTTGAACGGGATCTTAAAAGCTGGCGAATGGACTTCTCTTGGGTTCCAATCGGTACCTATACAAGCTGGGGATTCTTTATTGGTATTCGCTCTTCAATGCTAAGCGATATTAAATGGGAAAAACGAAAAGCTCCAGACAAATTATACAGATAA
- a CDS encoding N-acetylmuramoyl-L-alanine amidase family protein, with the protein MNCSRSKLFALLAILLLSFSVSAQNGKKFKVVLDPGHGGKDTGTNHKRNVEKDIVLAVALEVGKILEKQSDIEVFYTRKTDVFVAVKERSVLANNNNGNVFVSIHCNGVNTESASGTETYVMGLSKNKSNLDVAKTENSVIMMEDDYKTKYAGFDPKSPESIIGLTLIQEDYIHQSIDLASRVQDGFTNDLKRKNRGVKQGPFWVLHGAFMPSILIELGFVSNTEEGSYLSSSRGQKELASSIAQGIINYKAAYYGGSKNLVVSSSDKTVAKDSSSSKNSSKETTETKNTIKETSSASSNAKGIVFKVQIAAGSSILTLKPQNFKGLRGVTTIRTNGTSRYYYGETSDYDTVKEHLKVAKNSGHSSAFIVAFKDGTVINVDEALK; encoded by the coding sequence ATGAATTGCAGTCGTTCTAAACTGTTTGCTTTATTAGCCATTTTATTATTGAGTTTTTCTGTAAGTGCGCAGAATGGTAAGAAGTTCAAAGTTGTATTGGATCCAGGTCACGGTGGAAAAGATACAGGAACTAATCACAAAAGAAATGTTGAGAAAGACATTGTACTTGCCGTTGCATTAGAAGTAGGGAAGATTTTAGAGAAGCAGTCTGATATAGAAGTTTTTTATACCCGTAAAACGGATGTCTTTGTTGCTGTAAAAGAAAGATCTGTTCTGGCTAACAACAATAATGGAAATGTATTTGTGTCTATCCACTGTAATGGTGTGAATACTGAGTCGGCTTCAGGAACTGAAACTTATGTGATGGGGCTTAGTAAGAATAAATCAAACTTAGATGTAGCAAAAACAGAAAACTCCGTAATTATGATGGAGGATGATTATAAGACTAAGTATGCTGGGTTTGATCCTAAGTCACCTGAGTCTATTATTGGTCTAACTCTTATACAAGAGGACTATATTCATCAAAGTATTGATTTAGCAAGTAGAGTGCAAGATGGTTTTACCAATGATTTGAAAAGAAAAAACAGAGGTGTTAAACAAGGACCGTTTTGGGTACTTCATGGAGCGTTTATGCCTAGTATTTTAATTGAACTTGGGTTTGTATCTAACACAGAAGAGGGAAGTTACTTAAGTTCTAGCCGCGGGCAAAAGGAATTAGCAAGTTCAATCGCTCAAGGAATTATTAATTACAAGGCAGCTTATTATGGTGGAAGCAAGAACTTAGTTGTAAGTTCTAGTGATAAAACTGTAGCGAAAGACTCTAGTAGTTCTAAGAATAGTAGTAAAGAAACAACAGAGACTAAAAACACAATTAAAGAGACTTCATCAGCCTCTTCTAATGCTAAAGGAATTGTATTTAAGGTACAAATAGCTGCGGGTTCATCTATTCTGACTTTAAAACCTCAGAATTTTAAAGGACTAAGAGGTGTTACTACCATTCGTACTAATGGTACTAGTAGATACTATTATGGAGAGACAAGTGATTATGATACAGTTAAAGAGCACTTGAAAGTAGCTAAAAATAGCGGGCATAGTTCAGCTTTTATAGTTGCTTTTAAAGATGGTACTGTAATCAATGTAGATGAAGCATTAAAATAA
- a CDS encoding MlaD family protein produces the protein MKISREIKTAILVLGAIALFIWGYSFLKGRNLFDNSTRYYVEYDNVEGLTMSSTVTINGLVVGKVSKIELDNTSGKLKVELLMTQKVNISKNSIAKIYSPGLLGGKGIMIDPLFGETVYAESGQTLKGEVVQDMTEKLASQIAPLQQKIEEALVNLNTMLASVNNIMDENTQATLKSAVNQLDGTLAGANTLMSTTNKLVASTQPKLDGTLTNLNTMSSNFASLSADLKTLDIKSTFSNLDNATANMDKIMGDIQNGKGSVGKLLKDEQLYSNLEGASKELEGLLRDLKENPKRYVHFSLFGKKATPYQESKEELKEQEK, from the coding sequence TTGAAAATATCAAGAGAAATTAAAACAGCGATTTTAGTATTAGGGGCTATAGCTTTGTTCATTTGGGGATACTCATTTTTAAAGGGAAGAAACCTATTTGATAACAGTACTAGATATTATGTAGAGTATGATAACGTCGAAGGACTGACTATGTCTTCAACTGTTACTATTAATGGTTTAGTTGTAGGGAAAGTATCGAAAATAGAGTTAGATAATACAAGCGGTAAATTAAAAGTGGAGCTTTTAATGACGCAAAAAGTAAATATATCTAAGAATAGTATCGCTAAAATTTATTCTCCTGGTCTATTAGGGGGTAAGGGGATTATGATTGATCCTTTGTTTGGAGAGACGGTTTATGCAGAGTCTGGACAAACTTTAAAAGGTGAGGTGGTACAAGATATGACTGAAAAACTAGCTAGTCAAATCGCACCATTACAACAAAAGATAGAAGAGGCATTAGTAAACTTAAATACGATGTTAGCGTCTGTAAATAATATAATGGATGAGAATACTCAAGCTACTCTTAAAAGTGCCGTAAATCAGTTAGACGGGACATTAGCTGGAGCTAATACCTTAATGTCTACTACTAATAAATTAGTGGCGTCTACTCAACCAAAGTTAGATGGTACACTAACCAACTTAAATACAATGAGTAGTAATTTTGCTTCTCTTTCAGCAGATTTAAAAACTTTGGATATCAAGTCTACTTTTAGTAACTTAGATAACGCTACAGCAAATATGGATAAAATCATGGGTGATATCCAGAATGGAAAAGGGTCTGTAGGAAAATTACTTAAAGATGAACAACTTTATAGTAATCTAGAAGGAGCAAGTAAAGAACTAGAAGGTTTATTACGTGATTTAAAAGAAAACCCTAAGCGTTATGTTCATTTCTCTTTGTTTGGTAAAAAGGCGACACCTTATCAAGAATCTAAAGAAGAATTAAAAGAACAAGAAAAATAA
- a CDS encoding (Fe-S)-binding protein, which translates to MEYLGQVLFLLLLVVGFGFFIKNLKKLVRNIKLGRNIDRTDNSSARWKNMIRVALGQSKMVKRPIPAILHIFVYAGFVIINIEMLEIIVDGLFGTHRAFSFLGTAYNALIGIFEVLAFLVIFGVVVFWIRRNIIKLKRFNQPEMEGWAKRDANNIIYIETVLMCFFLIMNAADYYLQGIGYTHYTTVGAFPISGLISPIFDGVNPATVAFIERFCWWAHIAGVMVFMNYLYYSKHLHIFLAFPNTYFANLQPMGEFDNLEAVKKEVSLMMDPNADPYAAPAEPVGEPEKFGAQDVMDLNWVQLLNAYSCTECGRCTSSCPQNITGKKLSPRKIMMSTRDRLEDVSKILDANNGKFVDDGKTLLNDYITPEELWACNTCNACVEECPIDISPLSIIMDMRRFLVMEQSAAPIELNNMMQNVENNAAPWQYNQMDRLNWKDEN; encoded by the coding sequence ATGGAGTATTTAGGCCAAGTATTATTTTTACTTCTTTTAGTTGTTGGGTTCGGTTTCTTTATTAAAAATTTGAAGAAACTTGTACGCAACATCAAATTAGGAAGGAATATTGATAGAACTGATAATTCTTCTGCTAGATGGAAAAATATGATCCGCGTAGCACTAGGACAGTCAAAAATGGTGAAAAGACCTATCCCTGCTATTTTGCATATTTTTGTTTATGCGGGTTTTGTGATTATCAATATTGAGATGCTAGAAATCATCGTGGATGGTTTGTTTGGTACTCACCGAGCATTTAGCTTTTTAGGAACTGCTTATAATGCTTTAATAGGAATCTTTGAGGTACTAGCTTTCTTAGTTATTTTTGGAGTAGTAGTATTCTGGATTCGTAGAAATATTATCAAGTTGAAACGTTTTAATCAACCAGAGATGGAAGGATGGGCAAAACGAGATGCTAATAATATTATCTATATTGAAACAGTATTGATGTGTTTCTTTTTAATCATGAATGCAGCAGATTACTATCTTCAAGGCATTGGTTATACACACTATACTACAGTAGGAGCATTTCCTATCTCTGGCTTAATTAGCCCTATCTTTGATGGAGTTAATCCAGCAACAGTTGCTTTTATAGAGCGTTTTTGTTGGTGGGCACATATAGCAGGAGTAATGGTGTTTATGAACTACTTATACTATTCTAAACACTTACATATTTTCTTAGCTTTCCCTAATACGTATTTTGCAAACTTGCAACCAATGGGTGAGTTTGATAATCTTGAAGCAGTTAAAAAAGAAGTTTCTCTAATGATGGATCCTAATGCGGATCCGTATGCAGCGCCTGCTGAACCAGTAGGAGAACCAGAAAAGTTCGGAGCACAAGATGTGATGGATTTAAATTGGGTGCAACTATTGAATGCCTATTCTTGTACGGAATGTGGTCGTTGTACTTCATCTTGTCCACAGAATATTACAGGTAAAAAGCTATCTCCACGTAAGATTATGATGTCTACACGTGATCGTTTAGAAGATGTAAGTAAAATATTAGATGCTAATAATGGTAAGTTTGTAGATGATGGCAAAACATTATTGAATGACTATATCACTCCAGAAGAGTTATGGGCATGTAATACATGTAATGCCTGTGTAGAAGAATGTCCTATCGATATTAGTCCACTTTCTATTATTATGGATATGCGTCGTTTCTTAGTTATGGAACAAAGTGCTGCTCCAATAGAATTAAATAATATGATGCAAAATGTCGAAAACAATGCAGCTCCATGGCAATACAATCAAATGGATCGCTTGAATTGGAAAGACGAGAATTAA
- a CDS encoding (Fe-S)-binding protein: MSANLVVPTMAEMMARGEQPEVLFWVGCAGSFDDRAKKITKAFVKILNKANVSFAVLGTEEGCTGDPAKRAGNEFAFQMAAMMNIQVLDGYEVKKIVTACPHCFNTIKNEYPDLGGKYEVVHHTQFLKSLLDDGRLTIEGGQFKGKRITFHDPCYLGRANQVYEAPRQLIEKLDAELVEMKRSRQNGLCCGAGGAQLFKEPEHGSKEVHVERTEEAIDTNAEIIAAGCPFCNTMLTDGVKFKDKETSVKVLDVAELIANAADL; this comes from the coding sequence ATGTCAGCAAATTTAGTAGTGCCTACAATGGCAGAAATGATGGCAAGAGGAGAACAACCAGAAGTACTTTTTTGGGTTGGTTGTGCAGGGAGTTTTGACGATAGAGCAAAAAAGATTACAAAAGCATTCGTAAAGATATTAAATAAGGCTAATGTATCATTTGCTGTACTTGGTACAGAAGAAGGATGTACTGGCGATCCAGCCAAAAGAGCTGGTAACGAATTTGCTTTTCAGATGGCTGCTATGATGAATATCCAAGTGCTAGATGGTTATGAAGTAAAGAAAATAGTAACGGCTTGCCCTCACTGTTTTAATACCATAAAGAATGAGTATCCTGATTTAGGAGGGAAATATGAAGTAGTTCACCACACGCAGTTTTTAAAGTCATTGCTAGATGATGGAAGATTAACCATAGAAGGGGGACAGTTTAAAGGGAAAAGAATTACTTTCCATGACCCTTGTTATTTAGGAAGAGCTAACCAAGTATATGAGGCACCTCGTCAATTGATTGAGAAGCTAGATGCAGAATTAGTTGAAATGAAACGTTCTAGACAAAATGGATTGTGTTGTGGAGCTGGTGGAGCACAGCTTTTTAAAGAACCAGAACACGGATCAAAAGAAGTACACGTAGAGCGCACTGAAGAAGCTATAGATACTAATGCAGAGATTATCGCTGCAGGATGTCCATTCTGTAATACAATGCTTACAGATGGAGTTAAGTTTAAAGATAAAGAAACCTCAGTGAAAGTATTAGACGTAGCTGAGTTAATTGCTAACGCAGCAGATTTATAA